From Calorimonas adulescens:
ATATATCTTATCAATGACATGCACTTTACCCATGAGATAGTTATCCAGCTTTCCAAGCACAGGATAGTCAAATGTCAAGCTGACCACATAAAATGGTGTATAAGTAACAATTTGTCCCTGGATTAAAGAATCCCGTGCAGCTCTTGAATAGGCTCTGGCCAGGCCTCCTCTTCCCAGCAGTATCCCACCAAAATAACGGGTCACCACAACTACCACATCAACAATTCCCATATTATTTATAACATCCAACACCGGAAGGCCTGCTGTGCCCGATGGCTCACCATCATCGCTATACCTCATAATGCCGTTTTTGAGTTTATACGCATATACATTATGAGTAGCATCCTTAAAAAAGTCTCTTATCTCCTCAATAAATCCAAATGCCTCATCCTCAACTGACACCCTTAAAGCATGACCAAGAAAATGAGACTTTTTCTCAATAAATTCACTCTCTCCTCTTTTTAGAATAGAGACATATGGTTCTAATTCCATTACATCACCTCTTGTTGCTATTATAGCATAAATAAAAGGGTGAGCAAAAACCCACCCCTATTCTTATATAGCTATCTTTTTCATTTCTTTGTATCTCTTATACGATAGATATACCAGCGATTTATCCTGACTATAAGTCACCATTTCAAGAGCATCTTCTATGGGATAAAAACCCCCATCCTGGAAGCCATCTTCTGTACTAACATTGTAATCTTCATCTTCAGTGGTCATGATATACCAAACAATCTCATTATAAACAGGGACCTTTCGTGTAATTGAATAAAACTCATAGCTGGTCTCACCCGCAGGAGAAATGATGTTTACATTTTTAAGTCCTGTTTCCTTTTTTACCCTCTCAATAGCAACATCGACATCCGTACGGTTATCCCTTATTACTCCCTTCGGGAGCACCCATTCATTTTTCTCATTCTTAAGGAGAAAGACGCTTTCGTCTTTAAATACAACCCCTCCTGCACAGCTACGCATTAACATTGATAAGCCCCCTCTTATTTATATTTATATATTTAATATTCTAAACCAATCTCAAAAATCCTTCTTTTATAATCATTATTTATAATTTGCAATTATTATAAAAATATACATAATTTAAAAAATCATACAGATACTCCTTATGCGGTTATGGTAAGGGCTTCGAGGTTTCTGACCACCTTTATATAGTTCACATCCTGGTCTTCTGGACCCTGGACATGGAGTGACGCATCTTTCATCTTCTCCACATACTCAACTATCTCCCTTGTTATCCTCTCTCCAGGATAAAGTACAGGAATACCCGGGGGGTAAGCATAAATAAACTCTGCACTTATCTGTCCAACACTGTCCTCAAGGCTCATCGCTATGGTTGCACTGTTATATGCCTCTCTCGGTGTCAACACCATCTCTGGTATTTCCGGTATATCCAGCACATTACTTATACCTATATATTTTAGATAATATTCATTGCTGATTTCCTTTAAAGCCTCTATGAGCTTATCAACTTTTTTGTAGTCATCACCTAATGTCATTACACAGAGGGTGTTATACATATCAGCAAGTTCCGGCTGTATAAAATACTTTTCCGCCAATATCGTCTCCAGCTCATATCCGGTTATACCCAGATTTCTAGCAGTAATTGTCACCTTGGTAGGGTCAAAGTCATAGACTCCTG
This genomic window contains:
- a CDS encoding IMPACT family protein codes for the protein MELEPYVSILKRGESEFIEKKSHFLGHALRVSVEDEAFGFIEEIRDFFKDATHNVYAYKLKNGIMRYSDDGEPSGTAGLPVLDVINNMGIVDVVVVVTRYFGGILLGRGGLARAYSRAARDSLIQGQIVTYTPFYVVSLTFDYPVLGKLDNYLMGKVHVIDKIYTDRIEYKLYLRKGTEDAVFSDTVDITSGRCIIDIQGETYLPVSEGKLII
- a CDS encoding NUDIX domain-containing protein, translating into MLMRSCAGGVVFKDESVFLLKNEKNEWVLPKGVIRDNRTDVDVAIERVKKETGLKNVNIISPAGETSYEFYSITRKVPVYNEIVWYIMTTEDEDYNVSTEDGFQDGGFYPIEDALEMVTYSQDKSLVYLSYKRYKEMKKIAI